The following proteins are encoded in a genomic region of Sneathiella marina:
- the parC gene encoding DNA topoisomerase IV subunit A produces MSDHSPVKPGEIVPTSLKDAISERYLAYAMSTIMSRSLPDVRDGLKPVHRRLLFAMRQLKLDPNSGFKKCARVVGDVIGKYHPHGDQSVYDALVRLAQDFAQRYTLVEGQGNFGNIDGDNAAAMRYTEARLTVVAELLLRDIDQDTVDFRPTYDGEDHEPVVLPSAFPNLLANGSAGIAVGMATSIPPHNAVEVTNALLHLIKFPNAGIDKLMEFVPGPDFPTGGELVEKPENIREAYLTGRGGFRQRATWEVEDTGRGTYQIVVTEIPYQVQKSKLIERIAELIQTKKLPFLADVRDESAEDIRLVLEPRSKNVEAEMLMQGLFRLTDLENRFSLNMNVLDASQTPRVMALRDVLQAFLDHRFEVLVRRSTHRLGKIEARLEVLDGYLIVFLNLDEVIRIIREEDHPKQSLIDTFILTDNQAEAILNMRLRSLRRLEEMELRREHDKLSLEKSELEALLGSEDLQRVAISDELKELKKTLLGIPEISDRRTRIGEAVEMPEIPLEAMIEKESITVICSAKGWIRAIKGHVEQGGSEKYKDGDKERFWITTETTDKLVLFATNGRFYTIGCDKLPRGRGHGEPVRLMVDLGNDQDIVSLFVHKPDRKLLVASNDGRGFIVDENGVIAQTRNGKQTLNVSGDNEAAFCTEVVGDSVAVIGENRKLNCFAIEELAEMSRGRGVTLQRYKDGGLSDIKTFNKIDGLSWKSGERTRTEQDLTGWYTRRGNAGRLAPRGFNKNNRFS; encoded by the coding sequence ATGAGTGACCATTCCCCCGTAAAGCCCGGTGAGATCGTTCCAACCTCACTGAAGGACGCCATAAGCGAGCGCTACCTTGCCTATGCGATGTCGACGATCATGTCCCGTTCGCTACCCGATGTTCGGGATGGCTTGAAGCCGGTTCATCGACGCCTGTTATTTGCCATGCGGCAGTTAAAACTGGACCCGAATTCAGGTTTTAAAAAATGTGCGCGGGTTGTTGGTGATGTTATTGGTAAATACCATCCCCATGGGGATCAGTCTGTTTACGATGCGTTGGTTCGCCTGGCACAGGATTTTGCCCAGCGGTATACTCTGGTAGAAGGTCAGGGAAATTTCGGGAATATTGATGGCGATAATGCTGCGGCCATGCGGTACACCGAAGCGCGGCTGACGGTTGTCGCAGAATTGCTGCTTCGGGATATCGATCAGGATACGGTCGACTTTCGACCGACATATGATGGTGAAGACCACGAACCGGTGGTTCTTCCGTCGGCTTTCCCAAATTTGCTGGCCAATGGCTCTGCCGGCATTGCCGTCGGGATGGCAACTTCCATTCCGCCACATAATGCAGTTGAGGTTACGAACGCCCTTTTGCATCTTATAAAATTCCCCAATGCGGGAATTGATAAATTGATGGAGTTTGTTCCTGGGCCAGATTTTCCAACAGGCGGTGAGCTTGTTGAGAAACCGGAAAATATTCGCGAAGCTTATTTGACGGGCCGTGGCGGGTTTCGACAACGGGCAACATGGGAAGTGGAAGACACCGGTCGCGGCACCTATCAAATCGTTGTAACGGAAATTCCCTATCAAGTTCAGAAGAGCAAGTTGATCGAGCGAATTGCCGAGCTGATCCAAACAAAGAAACTACCATTTTTGGCGGATGTACGGGACGAATCTGCGGAAGACATTCGCCTGGTTTTGGAACCAAGAAGTAAAAATGTTGAAGCAGAGATGCTGATGCAGGGGCTTTTCCGGCTGACGGATCTGGAAAATCGGTTTTCTCTGAATATGAACGTCCTTGATGCCAGTCAAACCCCGCGGGTCATGGCATTGCGCGATGTACTGCAGGCATTTCTGGATCATCGTTTTGAAGTTCTGGTTCGGCGGTCCACTCACCGTTTGGGGAAAATCGAGGCGCGACTCGAGGTTCTTGATGGATATCTGATCGTCTTTTTAAACCTGGATGAAGTGATCCGGATTATCCGCGAGGAAGACCATCCGAAGCAAAGCCTGATCGATACGTTTATCCTGACAGATAATCAGGCCGAGGCCATTTTAAACATGCGCTTGCGATCGTTACGTCGGCTGGAGGAAATGGAACTACGGCGGGAACATGATAAGCTAAGTCTTGAAAAATCAGAGCTTGAAGCGTTGCTGGGAAGTGAAGATCTTCAGCGTGTCGCGATTTCTGATGAATTGAAGGAGCTGAAAAAGACTCTCCTTGGTATTCCTGAAATTTCTGATCGTCGCACCCGTATTGGCGAAGCCGTGGAAATGCCGGAAATTCCCTTAGAAGCAATGATCGAAAAAGAATCCATTACCGTCATATGTTCAGCCAAAGGATGGATAAGAGCCATCAAAGGACATGTGGAGCAGGGCGGTAGCGAGAAATACAAGGATGGGGACAAGGAACGTTTCTGGATCACTACGGAAACGACGGACAAACTTGTATTATTTGCGACAAATGGCCGTTTTTATACCATCGGTTGTGACAAGCTTCCGCGGGGGCGGGGGCATGGTGAACCGGTCCGACTAATGGTTGATTTGGGTAATGATCAAGATATCGTGTCCCTCTTTGTTCATAAGCCGGACAGAAAATTGCTCGTCGCCTCTAACGACGGTCGCGGCTTTATCGTCGATGAAAACGGGGTGATCGCCCAAACACGAAACGGCAAACAGACCTTGAATGTGTCAGGTGACAATGAAGCAGCATTCTGTACCGAAGTCGTGGGAGATTCTGTAGCTGTAATTGGTGAAAACCGTAAATTGAATTGCTTCGCGATTGAAGAGCTGGCTGAAATGAGCCGCGGCCGCGGTGTTACTTTACAGCGTTACAAAGATGGCGGCCTTTCAGATATCAAGACATTTAACAAGATAGATGGCTTAAGCTGGAAATCCGGCGAACGAACCCGAACAGAGCAGGATTTAACTGGATGGTATACCAGACGGGGTAATGCCGGGCGATTGGCACCCAGAGGGTTTAACAAGAACAATCGATTTTCATAA
- the recO gene encoding DNA repair protein RecO — translation MNWNDAGLILTAAKHGETSMIIHALTREKGRFAGLVRGGAGRRMRGVLQPGNEVDLSWRGRLSEQLGTFTVEARKAHTSNLFDAPVALAASSAALALLDIALPEREPHPALYDASLLLLTSMEKNADIWPTLFVKWELGLLAEIGYGLDLSSCAATGNVENLVYVSPKTGKAVSKSAGEPYHDRLLPLPVFLQPGPTDLLPSDAAIKSDILNGLALTGYFIEKAILEHRPNIHLAARERFLITLEKSFFRAA, via the coding sequence ATGAATTGGAATGATGCAGGTCTGATCCTCACGGCAGCAAAACATGGGGAGACAAGTATGATCATTCATGCTCTTACCCGTGAAAAAGGACGATTTGCCGGCCTTGTGCGAGGCGGCGCCGGTCGGCGTATGCGCGGTGTTTTGCAACCAGGAAATGAAGTCGACTTGTCGTGGCGCGGACGGCTTTCAGAGCAATTGGGAACATTTACAGTTGAGGCTAGAAAGGCACATACCAGTAATCTTTTTGACGCCCCTGTTGCCTTGGCGGCCAGTAGCGCGGCCTTGGCGCTACTTGATATTGCCTTGCCGGAGCGGGAACCTCATCCGGCACTTTATGACGCAAGTTTGTTATTGCTGACCTCCATGGAAAAAAATGCCGATATCTGGCCGACACTTTTTGTCAAATGGGAGCTCGGGTTGCTGGCTGAAATCGGCTATGGCCTCGATTTAAGCTCGTGTGCGGCGACTGGAAATGTCGAAAACCTCGTCTATGTTTCCCCAAAAACCGGCAAAGCTGTTAGTAAATCTGCGGGAGAGCCTTATCACGATAGACTGCTACCTCTTCCAGTATTTTTACAGCCAGGACCTACTGATTTATTGCCATCTGATGCGGCAATAAAATCAGATATTTTAAATGGATTGGCGCTTACTGGATATTTTATTGAAAAGGCAATTTTGGAACATCGGCCCAATATTCATCTCGCGGCCCGGGAACGGTTTCTCATTACCCTCGAAAAGAGCTTTTTCAGGGCTGCATAG
- the gatB gene encoding Asp-tRNA(Asn)/Glu-tRNA(Gln) amidotransferase subunit GatB: MGMIIQGATGDWEVVIGLEIHAQVTSNSKLFSGSDTKYGAEPNTQVSFVDAAMPGMLPVINEMAVEQAVRTGLGLNAKINKFSVFDRKNYFYADLPQGYQISQYLQPVVGEGKITIDLKGEESREIGITRLHLEQDAGKSLHDQHPSQTFVDLNRSGVALMEIVSEPDMRSPEEAAAYVKKIRSIVRYLGTCDGNMDEGSMRADVNVSVRRPGDEFGTRCEMKNINSVRFMQQAIVYEANRQVDILEAGGSVDQETRLYDPVKGETRSMRSKEEAHDYRYFPDPDLLPLEFDDAFIEKIKSTLPELPDQKKSRFVSELGLSPYDAGVLVAEKEVADYFELVAEGRDAKLAANWVIGELFGNLNRTGKNLADSPVSAAALGALIDLISDGTISNRIAKEVFEEMFDTGKAAGDIVEEKGLKQVSDTGAIEAAIDAVISANPDKVAEYQGGKDKLFGFFMGQVMKATQGKANPGVVTEILKPKLDA; encoded by the coding sequence ATGGGAATGATTATACAGGGTGCCACCGGAGATTGGGAGGTCGTGATCGGCCTTGAAATCCATGCACAAGTAACGTCAAATTCGAAACTCTTTTCAGGCTCCGATACGAAGTATGGAGCAGAACCGAATACACAGGTATCCTTTGTTGATGCGGCGATGCCGGGTATGTTGCCCGTCATTAATGAAATGGCAGTAGAGCAGGCGGTTCGCACAGGTCTCGGCCTCAATGCAAAGATCAACAAGTTCTCTGTGTTTGACCGGAAGAATTATTTTTATGCGGATTTACCGCAAGGCTATCAGATCAGTCAGTATTTGCAGCCGGTTGTTGGTGAAGGAAAAATTACCATTGATCTGAAAGGTGAGGAAAGCCGCGAAATCGGTATTACACGCCTTCATCTGGAACAGGACGCCGGCAAAAGCCTCCATGATCAACATCCCAGCCAGACATTTGTCGACCTTAACCGGTCTGGCGTTGCGCTGATGGAAATCGTGTCTGAACCGGATATGCGGTCACCGGAAGAGGCCGCGGCCTATGTGAAAAAAATACGGAGTATCGTCCGCTATCTTGGTACCTGTGATGGCAATATGGATGAAGGGTCCATGCGGGCTGATGTTAATGTTTCTGTGCGTCGTCCCGGGGACGAGTTCGGAACACGCTGCGAAATGAAAAATATCAACTCAGTGCGTTTTATGCAGCAGGCCATTGTGTATGAGGCAAACCGCCAGGTGGATATTCTGGAGGCCGGTGGCAGTGTCGATCAGGAAACCAGGCTTTATGATCCGGTCAAAGGTGAAACGCGTTCCATGCGGTCCAAGGAAGAAGCCCACGACTATCGTTATTTCCCGGATCCGGATCTGTTGCCGCTTGAGTTTGACGATGCGTTCATTGAGAAAATCAAGTCGACACTTCCTGAATTGCCGGATCAAAAAAAATCGAGGTTTGTCAGCGAATTAGGGCTGTCCCCATATGACGCGGGTGTTTTGGTCGCGGAAAAAGAAGTCGCCGATTATTTTGAATTGGTGGCGGAAGGCCGTGACGCCAAGCTTGCCGCCAACTGGGTTATCGGTGAATTGTTTGGTAACCTGAATAGAACTGGTAAAAATTTAGCTGACAGTCCTGTTTCTGCCGCGGCTCTTGGAGCCTTAATTGATCTGATTTCTGATGGCACGATTTCCAACAGAATAGCCAAGGAAGTGTTCGAAGAAATGTTCGATACGGGCAAGGCGGCTGGAGATATCGTTGAGGAAAAGGGATTGAAGCAGGTCTCCGATACCGGCGCTATCGAAGCCGCTATTGACGCGGTCATTTCCGCTAATCCGGATAAGGTTGCCGAGTATCAAGGTGGTAAGGACAAGTTGTTCGGCTTTTTCATGGGGCAGGTGATGAAAGCGACACAGGGAAAAGCCAACCCTGGTGTTGTGACGGAGATTCTGAAACCGAAACTGGATGCCTAA
- the gatA gene encoding Asp-tRNA(Asn)/Glu-tRNA(Gln) amidotransferase subunit GatA — translation MTDLTKLTVSAALDGMAAGDFSARELTAAHITAMEASNVLNAFITKTPEIAVEAATASDARRAKGEAGLMDGIPIAMKDLFCTEGVLTTAASHILDGFTPKYESTVSGNLWAEGAVMLGKANLDEFAMGSSNETSFYGNVINPWRRTGDDHAMVPGGSSGGSASSVASFSAMAATGTDTGGSIRQPASFAGIVGMKPTYGRCSRWGIVAFASSLDQAGPMTRSVRDSAIMLQAMAGFDPKDSTSVDMPVPDFQAALSGDIRGLRIGIPKEYQLDGMKPEIQALWDQGIDWMKAAGADIIDISLPNTKYALPAYYIIAPAEASSNLARYDGVRFGLRVEGEDLNDMYASTRAEGFGDEVKRRLLIGTYALSAGYYDAYYLKAQKVRTRIADDFKQAFQDVDAILTPTAPSAAFGFGEKSDDPLAMYLNDVFTVPGSLAGLPGISVPAGLSADGLPLGLQVLAKPFDEETLFKVAGVLETAADFTATPDDWWRG, via the coding sequence ATGACTGATCTTACCAAACTGACCGTATCGGCGGCATTAGACGGCATGGCCGCGGGAGATTTCTCCGCCCGCGAATTGACAGCTGCACATATCACCGCAATGGAAGCCTCAAATGTTTTGAATGCGTTCATTACGAAAACACCGGAAATAGCGGTAGAGGCGGCAACGGCGTCGGATGCTCGGCGGGCGAAAGGGGAGGCCGGGCTCATGGACGGCATTCCCATTGCCATGAAAGACCTTTTTTGTACGGAAGGTGTGCTCACGACAGCAGCCTCTCATATTCTGGACGGCTTTACGCCAAAATATGAATCAACTGTATCCGGTAATCTATGGGCCGAAGGTGCGGTTATGCTGGGTAAGGCTAATCTTGATGAATTCGCTATGGGGTCGTCGAACGAAACAAGTTTCTACGGCAATGTAATCAACCCTTGGCGACGGACAGGAGATGACCACGCGATGGTACCGGGCGGCTCCTCTGGCGGATCCGCGAGCTCTGTCGCATCGTTTAGTGCAATGGCGGCAACCGGAACCGATACAGGTGGATCCATTCGCCAGCCTGCGTCCTTCGCGGGTATTGTGGGCATGAAGCCGACTTATGGCCGCTGTTCTCGCTGGGGCATTGTTGCCTTCGCCTCCAGTCTTGATCAGGCCGGGCCGATGACCCGATCGGTTCGTGATTCCGCGATTATGTTGCAAGCAATGGCTGGGTTTGATCCTAAAGACAGCACGAGTGTTGATATGCCCGTACCGGATTTTCAGGCAGCTTTGAGTGGTGACATACGGGGTTTGCGTATTGGTATTCCCAAAGAATACCAGCTGGATGGAATGAAGCCTGAAATACAGGCGCTTTGGGATCAAGGCATCGATTGGATGAAGGCGGCAGGTGCCGACATCATAGATATCAGCTTGCCAAATACGAAATATGCCTTGCCGGCCTATTACATAATTGCACCGGCAGAAGCTTCCAGCAACCTGGCCCGCTATGACGGTGTTCGGTTTGGATTGCGGGTTGAAGGTGAAGATCTGAATGATATGTATGCCAGTACCAGGGCGGAAGGCTTTGGCGACGAGGTGAAGCGCCGCTTGTTGATCGGCACCTATGCCTTGTCAGCTGGATATTATGATGCCTATTACCTGAAAGCGCAGAAAGTCCGTACACGGATTGCTGATGACTTTAAGCAGGCTTTTCAGGATGTTGACGCGATTCTAACGCCAACAGCGCCGTCTGCGGCGTTCGGATTTGGTGAGAAAAGTGATGATCCGCTGGCAATGTATCTAAATGATGTTTTCACTGTTCCGGGTAGCCTTGCCGGGCTTCCAGGTATTTCTGTACCTGCGGGATTGTCGGCCGACGGGTTACCTCTTGGATTGCAGGTACTTGCGAAACCGTTTGATGAGGAAACTCTGTTTAAAGTAGCTGGCGTCCTGGAGACAGCTGCAGACTTTACAGCCACGCCAGATGACTGGTGGAGGGGGTAA
- the gatC gene encoding Asp-tRNA(Asn)/Glu-tRNA(Gln) amidotransferase subunit GatC, with translation MSLDKATVAKVANLARIKVEEKDLDHLADELNNILGWIEQLGEVDTDDVEPMTSVADMQMRWRADQVTDGGYAGEVVVNAPSGEDGFFSVPKVIE, from the coding sequence ATGTCGCTTGATAAAGCCACTGTGGCAAAAGTTGCCAATTTGGCCCGCATAAAAGTCGAGGAAAAAGATCTCGACCATCTGGCGGACGAATTGAATAACATATTAGGCTGGATTGAACAGCTTGGTGAAGTTGATACAGACGATGTTGAGCCGATGACCTCGGTTGCGGACATGCAGATGCGCTGGCGTGCAGACCAGGTGACTGATGGCGGCTATGCCGGTGAAGTTGTTGTGAATGCACCGTCCGGTGAAGACGGCTTTTTCTCTGTGCCCAAGGTAATCGAATAA
- the ruvX gene encoding Holliday junction resolvase RuvX, protein MLLGNPTYLKHLLPLEKKLLGMDPGTKTIGLAVSDPRLKVGTPLVTIKRRKFKEDMSQISTIIDDHAIGGFVIGLPLNMDGSEGPRCQSIRQFQKNLEGYFDFPMCFWDERLSTIAVTRTLLEADASRAARAKVVDKMAAAYILQGALDAMR, encoded by the coding sequence ATGCTCCTCGGCAACCCCACCTATCTGAAACATTTACTTCCCCTGGAAAAAAAACTGCTGGGCATGGACCCGGGAACCAAGACGATTGGGTTGGCGGTCTCAGATCCCAGACTAAAAGTAGGCACTCCCTTGGTTACAATCAAGCGTCGAAAATTCAAGGAAGATATGTCTCAGATTTCAACGATCATCGACGATCACGCGATCGGCGGATTTGTAATCGGACTACCTTTGAATATGGATGGAAGTGAAGGGCCGCGTTGCCAATCGATTCGCCAGTTTCAAAAAAACCTGGAAGGATATTTCGATTTTCCCATGTGCTTTTGGGACGAACGCCTTTCCACCATCGCAGTGACAAGAACTCTGCTGGAGGCGGACGCATCCCGCGCAGCGCGGGCAAAAGTCGTTGATAAAATGGCCGCCGCCTATATCTTGCAAGGTGCCCTCGACGCAATGCGATAA